In the genome of Montipora foliosa isolate CH-2021 chromosome 3, ASM3666993v2, whole genome shotgun sequence, one region contains:
- the LOC137997200 gene encoding BTB/POZ domain-containing protein 6-like, with protein sequence MSKKGTEQDFWQSTANSTIRGRCKYILNQELLSDVKFFVRDHRSEGGSASKPILVHKFVLAISSPVFYAMFYGDMAERGNTVEISDCNYESLMELFRFIYCDEANLTPDNVMQLMYLAKKYMLPSLADKCSTFLQENLDGSNVFDVLPHAQKYEEKGLLDRCWKVIDEETEEAVESDGFVTIDGSTLEKLVERDTLRIKEVELFRAIDRWAVKECQKHGLAAKGSEKRRILGERIVKGIRFPLMAQKEFASVVLDCEILTTKESFEMVKYFNDALTTPLGFRSAKRTGQYSILSRFGSINRGSWSYSGGGHDVIGISVDKPIKLHAVRFFGRENNEYSVTLIVHCRGDMSIPNTKGNYSSELIQSELGDYYGFNVFFQCPILLEKNALYLLTASIIGAPSHFSDLGQSTVQHVQCGVTFYFSQSRGPTDICRGQFSEFLFTTIS encoded by the exons ATGTCTAAGAAGGGAACTGAACAAGATTTTTGGCAATCAACCGCTAATAGCACTATCCGAGGACGATGTAAGTACATTTTAAATCAAGAACTCCTCAGCGATGTGAAGTTCTTTGTTCGGGATCATCGTTCTGAGGGCGGAAGTGCAAGCAAACCTATTTtagttcacaagtttgttttggcGATCAGCAGTCCAGTGTTTTATGCCATGTTTTACGGTGATATGGCAGAGCGGGGAAATACTGTGGAGATCTCTGATTGTAACTACGAGAGTCTGATGGAGTTATTTCGTTTTATTTATTGCGATGAGGCGAACTTGACTCCGGACAATGTGATGCAGCTGATGTATTTGGCAAAGAAATACATGCTGCCTTCCCTGGCCGACAAATGTTCCACTTTTCTTCAAGAAAACCTGGACGGATCGAACGTGTTCGATGTCTTACCGCACGCGCAGAAATACGAAGAAAAAGGTCTGCTTGATCGCTGTTGGAAGGTGATCGACGAAGAAACTGAAGAAGCTGTGGAATCCGATGGTTTTGTGACAATCGATGGGTCAACATTGGAGAAATTAGTGGAGCGAGACACTTTGAGGATTAAGGAAGTGGAGTTGTTCAgag ctattgatcGCTGGGCTGTCAAGGAATGCCAGAAGCATGGGCTTGCAGCAAAAGGATCTGAGAAAAGAAGAATCCTTGGAGAACGGATCGTGAAAGGGATACGTTTTCCTCTGATGGCACAGAAAGAGTTTGCAAGTGTTGTCCTGGACTGTGAAATTCTCACGACCAAAGAGTCTTTCGAAATGGTAAAATATTTTAACGATGCACTGACCACCCCATTGGGATTTAGGAGTGCGAAAAGAACTGGACAATATAGTATCCTGTCTCGGTTTGGATCCATTAATCGAGGCAGCTGGAGTTATTCCGGTGGTGGCCACGATGTTATAGGTatctcagttgataaacccattaaGTTGCATGCAGTCCGTTTCTTTGGGCGCGAGAACAATGAGTACTCAGTGACATTGATCGTACATTGCAGGGGTGATATGTCTATACCAAATACTAAAGGGAATTACTCCTCTGAACTCATACAGAGTGAACTGGGTGATTATTATGGCTTTAACGTCTTCTTTCAATGCCCAATTCTTTTAGAAAAGAACGCCCTTTATCTTTTAACTGCCAGTATAATTGGCGCCCCTTCCCATTTCAGTGACCTTGGCCAGTCTACGGTACAACATGTACAGTGTGGGGTGACATTTTATTTTTCGCAAAGTCGTGGCCCGACTGATATTTGTCGAGGACAATTCTCGGAATTTTTGTTTACTACGATTTCATAA